One Candidatus Hydrogenedentota bacterium DNA window includes the following coding sequences:
- a CDS encoding phosphotransferase, with amino-acid sequence MSRKLNAFIPAAGIGQRLRPITRQIPKPLLPVLGRSLLSRALERVSALPVRRIALNLHHKSDAIASWLEASHYRDRVSSFRENSLLGTGGALKNAQPLLKDSTFVVHNSDILTDIDLGALLKAHEASDNIVTLALHDCPAFNKVAVNSAGGVVGVGGVTVGPGTTRILAFTGIAMYNPEFLAYLPDGASNVVDAWLAAVSAGRSVGSIDLTGCLWHDIGTPASYAAAVVDALRRDGEWLYAAAGVRGRNVDLDGYIVIEEGAMLDDGAALRNCIVLPGAHVAAGVRYENCIVGDGFRIALAEPEFLGLPVTEHGVPIGVGGSGRRYYRSWDSQGTVVRMVCPPDETDYDRHIAYSRFFARYNVPVPKLLFFDPAARRAEFEDLGDLSLYNYLRFPRPAEETEDMYRRILDSLIALHVDASAHVNECGLLASRLFDYDYFRWETSYFLERFVQGVCGRHPASAEALDHDFERLARQADALPKAIIHRDFQSQNIMITRGVPRFIDYQGARMAPPAYDVAAVLWDPYHRLDDAMRDRLLAHYINLRTQRLREDFSEQPFLESLAICRLQRHMQALGAYGFLSTVRRKDYFRKHIPEGVRLLKEDVANTAGAYPAIAELVAKL; translated from the coding sequence GTGTCGCGAAAGTTAAATGCGTTCATACCGGCGGCCGGTATCGGGCAACGCTTACGGCCAATTACCCGACAAATCCCCAAGCCTCTGCTGCCGGTCCTGGGGCGTTCGCTCCTGTCCCGGGCACTCGAGCGCGTCTCCGCTCTTCCCGTGCGCCGTATCGCCCTCAACCTGCACCACAAATCTGACGCCATCGCCTCATGGCTCGAAGCCTCTCACTATCGGGATCGCGTCTCGTCTTTTCGCGAGAATTCATTGCTCGGCACCGGCGGCGCTCTCAAGAACGCGCAGCCGCTCCTGAAAGACAGCACGTTCGTTGTTCATAATTCGGACATCTTGACGGATATCGACCTCGGCGCCCTCCTCAAGGCACACGAGGCATCCGACAACATCGTTACACTGGCCCTCCACGACTGTCCCGCGTTCAACAAGGTCGCTGTTAACAGTGCTGGCGGCGTTGTGGGCGTGGGCGGTGTTACAGTGGGCCCGGGCACAACGCGCATCCTCGCCTTCACCGGCATCGCAATGTATAACCCCGAGTTTCTCGCCTACTTGCCCGACGGCGCATCCAACGTGGTGGACGCCTGGCTGGCCGCCGTCTCGGCGGGCAGGAGCGTCGGCAGTATCGACCTTACGGGCTGTCTCTGGCACGACATCGGTACTCCCGCCTCCTATGCAGCCGCGGTCGTTGACGCCTTGCGCCGTGACGGAGAATGGCTTTACGCCGCCGCCGGCGTCCGCGGACGGAACGTGGACCTCGATGGCTACATCGTCATCGAGGAAGGCGCCATGCTCGACGACGGCGCCGCCCTGCGCAACTGTATCGTCCTCCCGGGGGCGCACGTCGCGGCCGGCGTCCGGTACGAGAACTGCATCGTGGGCGATGGCTTCCGCATCGCACTCGCTGAACCCGAGTTCCTCGGCCTCCCCGTCACCGAGCACGGGGTTCCAATTGGCGTTGGCGGCTCTGGGCGGCGCTACTACCGTTCCTGGGATAGCCAGGGAACGGTCGTCCGTATGGTGTGTCCGCCCGACGAAACGGACTACGACCGGCACATCGCCTATTCGCGGTTCTTCGCCCGATACAACGTCCCCGTGCCGAAGCTGCTCTTCTTCGACCCCGCGGCCAGGCGAGCCGAATTCGAAGACCTCGGCGACCTCTCCCTGTACAACTATCTCCGCTTCCCGCGTCCCGCCGAAGAAACAGAAGACATGTACCGGCGCATCCTGGACAGTCTCATCGCCCTCCACGTCGACGCCTCGGCCCACGTCAATGAGTGCGGGCTTCTCGCCAGCAGGCTCTTCGACTATGACTACTTCCGCTGGGAGACCAGCTACTTTCTTGAACGCTTCGTCCAGGGCGTGTGCGGCCGGCATCCGGCCTCGGCCGAAGCGCTCGACCACGACTTCGAGCGCCTCGCCCGTCAGGCCGACGCCCTCCCCAAAGCCATTATCCACCGCGATTTCCAGTCCCAGAACATCATGATCACGCGCGGTGTACCCCGCTTCATCGACTACCAGGGTGCGCGCATGGCGCCTCCCGCGTATGATGTCGCCGCCGTGCTGTGGGACCCCTACCACAGGCTCGACGACGCCATGCGCGACCGCCTGCTTGCGCACTACATCAATTTGCGAACCCAGCGCTTGCGGGAGGATTTTTCCGAGCAGCCGTTTCTCGAATCGCTCGCGATTTGCCGGTTACAGCGCCACATGCAGGCTCTCGGCGCCTACGGCTTCCTGTCCACTGTCCGGCGCAAAGACTATTTTCGCAAGCATATCCCGGAAGGTGTACGCCTGTTGAAGGAAGATGTCGCCAACACCGCCGGCGCGTATCCCGCTATCGCCGAACTCGTAGCGAAGCTATAA
- a CDS encoding glutathionylspermidine synthase family protein: protein MRIEALAIEPAQFTALIEELRFRYHKWDAYVSGTLRVLSEALLISPKEHEDAVACCVRIHDALGRAASRVLEEPRWLGRLGIPPAALEIIRAEKPHPHSIVRYDLIATASGWMIPEFNEDAPGGFNESIAANDLFARLLSQASVRGDFARSFLDSLPPGGRAGLVYATGYAEDLQHMLIMAELLRQRGVETVLAAPSHLTCGRFGPPHLLGQQVDWILRFFPGEWYGYLDNIRDWRRAAAKIPVLNPLSRLVRQSKGLYALWREVPLLDAPDTALLNQYTPYTEFFRKDRAPVYLAERETWVLKKIFGRMGDAVTIGRTCPPPIWEKAVAEASNTPQAYIAQHAFVPLPVPDGTRALFPALGVYLIDGAFAGYYSRADEVGFTTNEAYYVVTAVETA, encoded by the coding sequence GTGCGTATCGAAGCCCTCGCCATCGAACCCGCTCAATTCACGGCCCTGATCGAGGAACTCCGCTTTCGTTATCACAAGTGGGATGCCTATGTCAGTGGCACGTTGCGCGTTCTATCCGAAGCCCTCCTGATCAGCCCCAAAGAACACGAGGATGCCGTCGCCTGCTGCGTCCGCATCCATGACGCTCTCGGAAGAGCGGCCTCCCGTGTGCTTGAGGAGCCCCGGTGGTTGGGACGTTTGGGCATACCCCCCGCGGCCCTGGAAATCATCCGCGCCGAGAAGCCTCACCCCCACAGTATCGTCCGCTACGACCTTATAGCAACGGCGTCCGGATGGATGATTCCCGAGTTCAACGAAGACGCACCAGGCGGTTTCAACGAGTCCATCGCGGCCAATGATTTGTTCGCCAGGCTGCTGTCGCAGGCTTCGGTTCGCGGGGATTTCGCCCGCAGCTTTCTGGACTCTTTGCCCCCGGGCGGGCGGGCCGGTCTCGTTTACGCCACCGGCTACGCGGAAGACCTTCAACACATGCTGATAATGGCGGAACTGCTCCGGCAACGCGGCGTCGAAACCGTCTTGGCCGCGCCCAGCCACCTCACCTGCGGCCGCTTTGGCCCTCCGCATCTGCTCGGTCAGCAGGTCGATTGGATTCTCCGCTTTTTCCCGGGAGAATGGTACGGCTACCTGGACAATATCCGAGACTGGCGCCGGGCCGCCGCCAAGATCCCGGTGCTTAACCCACTCTCACGGCTGGTACGGCAGAGCAAGGGCCTCTACGCTCTGTGGCGCGAAGTGCCGTTGCTCGACGCCCCCGACACCGCGTTGCTCAATCAATACACGCCGTACACAGAGTTCTTTCGCAAGGACCGGGCGCCTGTCTATCTGGCCGAACGGGAAACCTGGGTCCTGAAGAAGATATTCGGCCGAATGGGCGATGCCGTGACCATCGGCCGCACCTGCCCGCCCCCTATCTGGGAGAAAGCGGTCGCCGAGGCGTCCAATACCCCGCAAGCATACATAGCTCAACACGCTTTTGTGCCGTTGCCGGTTCCAGACGGGACCCGCGCGCTGTTTCCGGCCCTGGGCGTGTACCTCATAGACGGCGCGTTCGCCGGCTACTATTCGCGCGCTGACGAAGTCGGATTCACAACCAACGAGGCTTATTATGTGGTCACCGCTGTCGAAACTGCTTGA
- a CDS encoding aldo/keto reductase yields the protein MKKRTLGKTGLEVGELSLGAAFITGGEAGFDGALPIVRRAFELGINLADTSADYGDSEKALGLALRTLGEPCIVSTKLGPRPGRSFNPKDKACLRRVFEESLELLHRDVIDILMIHEPDRPGELDWYNDGIRFEGPVVELLQELKQEGLIKYTGLGGTTAYALARIMATGEYDVVLTAFNSSPLWREAMIAVLPEARKQNMGVLLGSPTQQGWLARRFDKELEEGALFLSPPRRAQLKALYELCDDCRIEIPVLCLRWALGVPGISSVLTGPRTVTQLEQNFQAVEQGPLPAEVIRRLDEIASMVPFRPYDEPALCLLGDPDYWGPGPA from the coding sequence ATGAAAAAACGAACCCTTGGCAAGACGGGCTTGGAAGTTGGCGAGCTTTCGTTGGGGGCGGCGTTCATAACGGGAGGAGAAGCGGGCTTTGACGGCGCTTTGCCAATCGTCAGGCGCGCGTTCGAACTGGGTATTAACCTTGCTGACACGTCCGCCGATTACGGCGACAGCGAGAAGGCCCTGGGGCTCGCGCTGCGTACGCTGGGAGAGCCCTGTATCGTCTCCACAAAGCTCGGCCCGCGGCCGGGGCGTTCGTTCAACCCGAAGGACAAGGCGTGTTTGCGCCGCGTCTTTGAAGAGAGCCTCGAGCTTCTTCACAGGGATGTTATCGACATTTTGATGATTCACGAGCCTGACCGGCCAGGCGAGCTGGATTGGTACAACGACGGCATCCGTTTCGAGGGCCCAGTCGTTGAACTGTTGCAGGAACTCAAGCAGGAAGGTTTGATCAAATACACGGGACTTGGCGGAACAACCGCCTATGCACTGGCACGGATCATGGCAACGGGCGAGTACGATGTTGTTCTGACTGCTTTCAACAGCAGTCCTTTGTGGCGGGAGGCCATGATTGCGGTACTGCCGGAAGCGCGGAAACAGAACATGGGCGTCCTGCTCGGTTCGCCGACGCAACAGGGATGGTTGGCGCGGCGCTTTGACAAAGAGCTCGAAGAGGGCGCGCTGTTTTTGAGCCCGCCGCGCCGGGCTCAGCTCAAAGCGCTGTACGAGCTGTGTGACGACTGCCGCATAGAGATACCGGTGCTGTGTCTTCGGTGGGCCCTTGGTGTGCCGGGCATTTCGAGCGTACTGACGGGTCCGCGCACTGTGACACAGCTTGAACAGAACTTCCAGGCTGTCGAACAGGGCCCGCTGCCTGCCGAGGTTATCCGGCGGCTCGACGAGATTGCGTCAATGGTGCCATTCCGGCCCTATGACGAGCCAGCCCTGTGCCTGCTCGGCGACCCCGACTACTGGGGTCCCGGGCCTGCATAG
- a CDS encoding SUMF1/EgtB/PvdO family nonheme iron enzyme yields MSNKVSEWCIDQGLREYPEEPVTNPFHNTCDEFSRRVIRGGSHAFPSTYSRVADREMHKGTFGSTECGFRIVRDHWE; encoded by the coding sequence ATGAGTAACAAGGTCTCCGAATGGTGCATCGATCAGGGATTGCGGGAGTATCCGGAAGAGCCCGTTACAAACCCGTTCCACAACACTTGCGACGAGTTTTCCCGGCGCGTAATTCGCGGGGGAAGTCACGCATTTCCGTCCACTTACTCCCGCGTTGCCGACCGGGAGATGCACAAAGGGACATTTGGTTCTACCGAATGCGGATTCCGTATTGTCCGCGACCACTGGGAATAG
- a CDS encoding glycogen/starch/alpha-glucan phosphorylase, translated as MKTPEKTTASPTVTAAALREQYSCGPVRFSGRDDALYDRHLIFDRVVTREKASPRDKFEAAARAVRDVFSQRWLKTEQTYQQCNAKRIYYLSMEYLTGRALANNCVNLLLAPILKPFIEQHENEMREIIEQEPDAGLGNGGLGRLAACFLDSMATQALPGMGYGLRYEYGIFRQALRDGWQTEQPDHWLARPDPWEVARPEEAVEVKLNCSFEIREGALRVVQGRPLNLIGIPYDRPVVGYGGKTINTLRLWAASTPDFFDFNQFSSGDFVGALAETLTAETLTRVLYPDDTTIVGKGLRFLQEYFLVACSLGDLVRRFRGAGNDWSALADKAAIQLNDTHPTMAVPELMRLLLDEAKLGWDDAWSLTQRTLAYTNHTLLPEALEKWPVGWFENLLPRQLEIIYEINRRFLDEVRKRFPGDEGRVARVSLIEEGAPRQVRMAHLAIVGSHSTNGVAALHTELLKRRVVPDFAAMYPERFNNKTNGVTPRRWLLLANPPLSAVISEAIGDGWITDLEQLENLKPLAADKGFREAVRKAKQEAKIRFADWLRRDGGPAVDPDTLFDTQVKRIHEYKRQLLNALHIVVLYQRLRANPNLNVVPRTFIFGGKAAPAYHLAKLVIKFINNLAATIDGDPAVTGRLKVVFVPDYRVSAAERLIPASDVSEQISTAGFEASGTSNMKFMMNGALTIGTRDGATIEMAREAGEENFFLFGLTAEQVSASAGWYTPQWHYDNEPETRSALDLIAGDHFSRHEPGAFSPIIDTLLRHGDHYRHLADLGSYSEAQHRLGGLYTDPDGWTRRVVLNIAASGRFSSDRTISEYAREIWHAGPVPVD; from the coding sequence ATGAAGACGCCGGAAAAGACTACTGCTTCCCCTACTGTGACGGCTGCGGCTCTGCGCGAACAATATAGTTGCGGGCCGGTAAGGTTTTCGGGCCGGGACGATGCGCTGTACGACCGCCATTTGATCTTCGATCGGGTCGTGACCCGGGAGAAGGCTTCGCCGCGGGACAAGTTTGAAGCGGCCGCGCGCGCCGTGCGCGACGTATTTTCGCAACGCTGGCTCAAAACGGAGCAGACCTACCAGCAGTGCAATGCGAAGCGGATCTATTATCTCTCGATGGAATACCTCACGGGCCGGGCGCTCGCGAATAATTGCGTGAACCTGCTACTGGCTCCCATCCTCAAGCCCTTTATTGAACAACATGAGAACGAAATGCGCGAGATCATCGAGCAGGAACCCGACGCGGGGCTAGGCAATGGCGGGCTTGGAAGGTTGGCTGCATGCTTTCTCGATTCCATGGCGACGCAGGCGCTGCCCGGCATGGGTTACGGGCTGCGCTATGAGTACGGCATTTTCCGCCAGGCGCTCCGCGACGGCTGGCAAACCGAGCAACCCGACCACTGGCTTGCCCGGCCCGATCCGTGGGAAGTGGCCCGGCCGGAGGAAGCGGTCGAGGTGAAACTCAACTGTTCGTTCGAAATTCGGGAGGGCGCGCTGCGGGTAGTGCAAGGAAGGCCATTGAATCTTATCGGCATTCCCTACGACCGGCCCGTGGTCGGCTACGGCGGCAAGACGATCAATACGCTTCGCCTGTGGGCCGCAAGCACGCCGGACTTCTTCGATTTTAATCAGTTCAGCAGCGGGGATTTCGTTGGCGCGCTCGCGGAAACTCTTACAGCGGAAACCTTGACCCGGGTCTTGTATCCCGACGACACCACCATCGTCGGGAAGGGCCTGCGTTTTCTCCAGGAATACTTTCTCGTCGCGTGTTCGCTGGGCGATCTGGTGCGGCGTTTTCGCGGGGCGGGCAACGACTGGTCCGCCCTTGCCGACAAGGCTGCCATTCAACTCAACGATACGCATCCGACCATGGCGGTGCCGGAACTGATGCGCCTGCTGTTGGACGAGGCGAAACTGGGCTGGGACGACGCCTGGAGTCTGACGCAGCGCACGCTTGCCTACACCAACCATACGCTGTTGCCCGAAGCACTCGAGAAATGGCCGGTGGGATGGTTCGAGAACCTTCTGCCGCGCCAGCTCGAGATCATTTACGAAATCAACCGGCGCTTCCTGGACGAAGTCCGCAAACGTTTCCCTGGCGACGAAGGCCGGGTGGCGCGCGTCAGCCTCATCGAAGAAGGCGCGCCCCGCCAGGTCCGGATGGCCCATCTCGCCATTGTCGGGTCACATAGCACCAACGGCGTGGCGGCACTGCACACGGAGTTGCTGAAACGGCGCGTCGTGCCCGATTTCGCCGCGATGTATCCGGAGCGGTTCAACAACAAGACCAACGGTGTCACGCCGCGGCGCTGGCTGTTGCTGGCGAATCCGCCCCTGTCCGCGGTCATCAGCGAGGCCATCGGCGACGGGTGGATCACCGACCTCGAGCAGTTGGAAAACCTGAAACCGCTGGCCGCCGACAAGGGTTTCCGCGAAGCGGTCCGCAAAGCCAAGCAAGAGGCCAAGATACGCTTTGCCGACTGGCTCAGGCGAGATGGCGGGCCTGCTGTGGACCCCGACACGCTCTTCGACACGCAGGTCAAACGCATTCATGAATACAAGCGCCAGCTCTTGAACGCCCTGCACATCGTCGTGCTGTACCAGCGTCTACGGGCAAATCCGAACCTTAACGTTGTGCCTCGCACATTCATTTTCGGCGGCAAGGCCGCACCCGCGTATCATCTGGCCAAGCTTGTGATCAAGTTTATCAACAATCTTGCGGCGACGATCGACGGCGATCCCGCCGTGACCGGGCGGCTCAAGGTGGTCTTCGTACCGGATTACCGGGTGTCGGCCGCCGAGCGTTTGATACCGGCGAGCGACGTTTCAGAGCAAATCTCGACGGCGGGGTTCGAGGCCAGCGGCACCAGCAACATGAAGTTCATGATGAACGGCGCCTTGACCATCGGCACGCGCGATGGCGCGACCATCGAAATGGCCAGGGAAGCCGGCGAGGAGAATTTCTTCCTTTTCGGCCTCACCGCCGAACAGGTCTCCGCCAGCGCCGGGTGGTATACCCCGCAGTGGCATTACGACAATGAACCCGAAACGCGGTCGGCACTTGATCTCATCGCCGGGGATCACTTCAGCCGTCATGAACCCGGCGCCTTCTCGCCCATCATTGACACGCTGTTGCGTCATGGCGATCACTACCGGCACCTGGCCGATCTGGGAAGCTACAGCGAGGCGCAGCACCGCCTGGGAGGCCTGTACACCGACCCGGACGGGTGGACGCGCCGGGTGGTGCTGAACATTGCCGCTTCGGGCAGATTCTCGAGCGATCGCACTATTTCTGAGTATGCGCGCGAGATCTGGCACGCAGGACCGGTCCCTGTTGATTGA
- a CDS encoding sodium:solute symporter family protein — MNEPAQFTRLDGIVLVGYFVGVMLFGLWVARRVRSSNRYFLGDRNLRWWIMVGQAFGTGTHAEHPVAQAGATCEFGFATIWYQWKNMLITPFYWLLAPWYRRSERTTIGEIVEDRYGRRLAMVYTIFAIAYFVFNQGAMLKGAGKAISVATGGEAISPNEVVFAMTAAFIIYSFFGGLIASAYTDFVQSFLIIVLSVMLIPSGLSRVGGFVGLHDSLPPEFFTLYSEVSGLTVFTIAMLALNGIVGIVAQPHMLSLSATGNTERAGRVGQTYGTFVKRLCTIGWALTGLIVAALLVQRGMELPEGEAAFGFACREFLAPGLTGLMIACILAANMSTCSNFMVNTGALFTRNLYKEYVNPNASDRQLLWMGRLSGLGLTLVGILFAVAVERVLDAFLFTETIAALMGVMFLGGMLWKRANRYGAWAATIGAFLSYYMLNYLMSCQPGGGQETFSTLSQAVRELVFRAQNGEASAFLNTGVYKLVYAWKPGPFGWAMVVGFAALILGSLLTRPEDKERIDRFFDNQRRTTDEEAAPESGVRPLAAGRGEELLLLDLPGWFTAERWQGFFKRYREDLVGFVLAWLTVGLLIAAAWGMLQIGK, encoded by the coding sequence ATGAATGAACCGGCCCAATTCACCCGGCTTGACGGAATCGTTCTTGTCGGCTACTTCGTTGGCGTCATGCTTTTCGGTTTGTGGGTCGCCCGCCGGGTTCGCAGCAGCAACCGCTACTTTCTGGGGGACCGCAACCTGCGCTGGTGGATCATGGTCGGACAGGCCTTTGGCACCGGCACCCATGCGGAGCATCCCGTTGCGCAGGCTGGAGCGACCTGCGAGTTCGGGTTCGCAACCATCTGGTACCAATGGAAGAATATGCTCATCACGCCGTTCTACTGGCTGCTCGCCCCCTGGTACCGGCGAAGCGAGCGCACGACAATCGGCGAAATCGTCGAGGACCGGTACGGCCGCCGCCTTGCCATGGTCTACACGATCTTTGCCATCGCCTACTTCGTGTTCAACCAGGGCGCGATGCTGAAAGGAGCGGGAAAAGCAATTTCAGTAGCGACGGGCGGCGAGGCCATCTCGCCGAACGAGGTCGTCTTCGCCATGACGGCCGCCTTCATCATCTACAGTTTCTTTGGAGGGCTCATCGCTTCCGCCTATACCGATTTCGTCCAGTCCTTCCTCATCATCGTGCTGTCAGTTATGCTTATCCCCTCCGGTTTGTCCAGGGTCGGCGGGTTCGTCGGCCTCCACGACAGCCTCCCACCCGAGTTCTTCACGCTCTACAGCGAAGTCAGCGGCCTCACCGTGTTCACGATAGCCATGCTGGCGCTCAACGGTATTGTCGGAATCGTCGCTCAACCGCATATGCTCTCATTGTCCGCGACCGGAAACACGGAACGCGCCGGACGCGTCGGCCAAACATACGGCACGTTCGTCAAACGCCTGTGCACCATCGGATGGGCCTTGACGGGACTCATCGTGGCGGCGCTGCTCGTCCAGCGCGGCATGGAACTGCCCGAGGGCGAAGCCGCCTTCGGGTTTGCATGCCGTGAGTTTCTCGCCCCGGGACTGACCGGCTTGATGATCGCCTGCATCCTCGCCGCCAACATGTCCACCTGCTCGAACTTTATGGTCAACACCGGAGCGCTGTTCACCCGGAATCTCTACAAAGAGTATGTCAATCCCAACGCGAGCGACAGGCAACTCCTGTGGATGGGCCGCCTTTCGGGCCTTGGCCTCACGTTGGTGGGCATTCTCTTTGCCGTCGCCGTCGAACGCGTTTTGGACGCCTTCCTCTTTACCGAAACCATCGCCGCGCTCATGGGCGTCATGTTCCTGGGAGGCATGTTGTGGAAACGCGCGAACCGGTACGGTGCGTGGGCCGCAACCATTGGCGCATTCCTCAGCTACTACATGCTCAACTATTTGATGTCCTGCCAGCCCGGAGGCGGACAGGAGACCTTCTCAACCCTGTCCCAGGCGGTTCGCGAGTTAGTTTTTCGCGCTCAAAACGGAGAGGCTTCAGCCTTCCTCAACACGGGCGTTTACAAACTTGTATACGCATGGAAGCCGGGCCCGTTTGGCTGGGCGATGGTAGTAGGATTTGCGGCCTTGATCCTGGGCAGTCTGCTCACGCGCCCCGAAGACAAAGAGAGAATTGACCGCTTCTTCGATAACCAGCGCCGAACAACCGACGAAGAGGCCGCTCCCGAAAGCGGCGTGCGTCCACTGGCGGCCGGGCGCGGAGAGGAACTGCTCCTTCTGGATCTTCCCGGCTGGTTCACGGCCGAACGGTGGCAAGGGTTCTTCAAACGGTATCGGGAAGATCTCGTCGGCTTCGTGCTCGCGTGGTTGACCGTGGGACTCCTCATCGCTGCCGCATGGGGCATGCTCCAGATCGGGAAATAG